Proteins found in one Halococcus agarilyticus genomic segment:
- the tgtA gene encoding tRNA guanosine(15) transglycosylase TgtA has translation MSGVFELRTTDAAGRIGELAVPRSGVTVETPALMPVVNPHVQTIAPARLEEEFGAEILITNGYILSQSEDLREAALSMGLHDLLDFSGAIVTDSGSFQLAEYGEIDVTTPEILDFQYEIGSDIGTPIDIPTPPDVGRERAERELSTTQDRLERAREVETGEMLVNAPVQGSTYPDLREDAGRHARGTGLDVFPVGAAVPLLNAYRYDDVVEIVTAAKRGLGADKPVHLFGAGHPMMFALAVAAGCDLFDSAAYALYARDDRYLTVRGTEQLGELDYLPCECPICVGHTPDELRDLGDDERERHLAEHNLHVSFGELRRIKQAIRRGNLLELVEVRARGHPAMLDGYRALLDHADRLERSDPVSKDAFFHLSAESARRPEVRRHHDRLARLAPEGNVLLTEGGENSSYDESWRVVPPFGPFPRHLSETYPLTAEVPERIDRESYEAAANGISRLVESNPDVEFTLAHREWPASALERVPERVSVVPLESMDEYDRDDQTEQ, from the coding sequence ATGAGTGGAGTTTTCGAGCTTCGAACGACTGACGCCGCGGGCCGGATCGGCGAACTCGCCGTGCCGCGTTCGGGCGTCACGGTCGAGACGCCCGCGCTGATGCCGGTCGTCAACCCCCACGTCCAGACGATCGCGCCCGCTCGCCTAGAGGAGGAGTTCGGTGCGGAGATCCTGATCACGAACGGCTACATCCTCTCACAGAGCGAGGACCTCCGCGAGGCCGCGCTGTCGATGGGGCTCCACGATCTCCTCGATTTTTCGGGCGCGATCGTGACCGACTCCGGCTCCTTTCAGCTCGCCGAATACGGCGAGATCGACGTCACGACGCCCGAAATCCTCGATTTTCAGTACGAGATCGGCTCCGACATCGGGACCCCGATCGACATCCCGACACCGCCCGACGTGGGCCGCGAACGCGCCGAACGCGAGCTTTCGACGACCCAGGACCGGCTCGAACGCGCTCGGGAGGTCGAGACCGGCGAGATGCTCGTGAACGCCCCGGTCCAGGGGTCGACGTACCCCGACCTCCGCGAGGACGCGGGGCGACACGCCCGCGGCACGGGTCTCGACGTGTTCCCGGTCGGCGCGGCGGTCCCGCTGTTGAACGCCTATCGCTACGACGACGTGGTCGAGATCGTCACCGCGGCGAAGCGCGGGCTCGGTGCCGACAAACCCGTGCACCTGTTCGGCGCGGGCCACCCGATGATGTTCGCGCTCGCGGTCGCGGCGGGCTGTGACCTGTTCGACTCGGCGGCGTACGCGCTCTACGCCCGCGACGACCGCTATCTCACGGTGCGCGGCACCGAACAGCTTGGAGAGCTCGACTACCTGCCCTGCGAGTGTCCGATCTGTGTCGGCCACACACCGGACGAACTACGGGATCTCGGCGACGACGAGCGGGAACGACATCTCGCCGAGCACAACCTCCACGTGAGCTTCGGCGAACTCCGTCGGATCAAGCAGGCGATCCGCCGCGGGAACCTCCTCGAACTCGTCGAGGTGCGCGCACGGGGCCACCCGGCAATGCTCGACGGCTATCGCGCGCTACTCGATCACGCCGATCGCTTAGAGCGCTCGGATCCGGTCTCGAAGGACGCGTTCTTCCACCTCTCGGCCGAGAGCGCCCGTCGGCCCGAGGTCCGCCGCCACCACGACCGCCTCGCGCGGCTGGCTCCCGAGGGCAACGTTCTGCTCACCGAGGGTGGCGAGAACAGTTCGTACGACGAATCGTGGCGTGTCGTGCCACCGTTCGGTCCGTTTCCGCGACATCTCTCGGAGACGTACCCGCTCACCGCCGAGGTGCCCGAGCGCATCGATCGCGAGAGCTACGAGGCGGCTGCCAACGGGATCTCCCGACTGGTCGAGTCGAACCCCGATGTCGAGTTCACGCTCGCCCACCGGGAGTGGCCGGCGAGCGCGCTCGAACGGGTTCCCGAGCGCGTTTCGGTGGTGCCGCTCGAATCGATGGACGAATACGACCGAGACGACCAGACGGAGCAATGA
- the arcS gene encoding archaeosine synthase subunit alpha: MTEFFEVHDRDGAARIGEVRLADPLATPALCDEVLADAGSLWPEERETPPGDPERLTVLPHRALPAGTPEEVAGAFAPEHSDVDAPSAAVVSTETASDHGTDAYVLSDAQGIVGHASAFVEGIVSVRNAIPDDTALYLPGVATPANAALLAYSGVDLLDTDRAVVKGTQGRYLTPDGEHFLDDLAELPCACPACAEGIDDFDREDCATHNANVLGAELATVRERIRQGRLRDYLEGQARHEGWLTAAFRRLDQEYAYLEQRTPVIRRSELLAASEETLRRVEIQRFAERVTTRYHNRFDNPLVLVPCSATKPYSESQSHEQFHSAIGFRAHTVSMTSPIGVVPQELECTYPAQHYDSVVTGEWTAGEIEFVASVLEAYLERNGYSRVIAHVPEDYRPITERVEDALGMEFTYTVEDHPTTTGSLAALSDALDGELKYSKRERQHNTVRAIADYQFGPRAGDALFESISTGSFYPKLRVNDDSDTHLATMVPQYGVLALTLAGARRWVESDVPTRRVEIDGFVPHGSVLAPGIIDASDEIRVGDEVVVEGPKAFAVGRAEMSGPAMADSTRGVAVAVRHVEET, encoded by the coding sequence ATGACCGAGTTCTTCGAGGTTCACGACCGCGACGGGGCGGCCCGGATCGGGGAGGTGCGCCTCGCCGACCCGCTCGCCACGCCCGCGCTCTGCGACGAGGTGCTCGCGGACGCGGGCAGTCTGTGGCCGGAAGAGCGCGAGACGCCGCCTGGCGACCCCGAGCGTCTCACCGTGCTTCCACATCGCGCGCTCCCGGCGGGCACCCCCGAGGAGGTCGCGGGGGCGTTCGCCCCCGAACACTCCGACGTCGACGCGCCGAGCGCCGCGGTCGTCTCGACCGAAACGGCGAGCGACCACGGGACCGACGCCTACGTGCTCTCGGACGCCCAGGGGATCGTCGGCCACGCCAGCGCGTTCGTGGAGGGGATCGTCTCGGTGCGGAACGCGATCCCCGACGACACGGCGCTCTATCTTCCTGGGGTGGCGACGCCCGCGAACGCCGCGCTGCTCGCCTATTCCGGGGTGGATCTCCTCGACACCGATCGGGCGGTGGTGAAAGGCACACAAGGAAGATACCTCACGCCGGACGGCGAACACTTCCTCGACGACCTCGCGGAACTGCCGTGTGCGTGCCCGGCCTGCGCTGAGGGGATCGACGACTTCGATCGCGAGGACTGTGCGACCCACAACGCGAACGTCCTCGGGGCCGAACTCGCGACCGTACGCGAGCGGATTCGTCAGGGTCGACTTCGGGATTACCTCGAAGGCCAGGCGCGCCACGAGGGATGGCTGACGGCGGCGTTCCGGCGACTCGATCAGGAGTACGCGTATCTCGAACAGCGGACGCCCGTGATCCGCCGATCGGAACTGCTGGCCGCGAGCGAGGAGACGCTCCGTCGGGTCGAGATCCAGCGCTTCGCCGAGCGAGTCACGACCCGGTACCACAACCGGTTCGACAACCCGCTCGTCCTCGTCCCCTGCTCGGCGACGAAACCCTACAGCGAGTCCCAGAGCCACGAACAGTTCCACAGCGCCATCGGGTTCCGGGCGCACACGGTCTCGATGACCTCGCCGATCGGTGTGGTGCCCCAGGAGCTCGAATGCACCTACCCGGCCCAGCACTACGATTCGGTCGTCACGGGCGAGTGGACCGCGGGCGAGATCGAGTTCGTGGCGAGCGTGCTCGAAGCCTACCTCGAACGCAACGGGTACTCCCGGGTGATCGCCCACGTCCCCGAGGACTATCGGCCGATCACCGAACGCGTCGAGGATGCGCTCGGCATGGAGTTCACCTACACTGTCGAGGATCACCCGACCACGACGGGCTCGCTTGCGGCGCTCTCGGACGCGCTCGACGGCGAACTCAAGTACTCGAAGCGCGAGCGCCAGCACAACACCGTCCGCGCGATCGCGGACTACCAGTTCGGGCCGCGGGCGGGCGACGCGCTGTTCGAATCGATTTCCACGGGGAGTTTCTATCCCAAACTCCGAGTGAACGACGACAGCGACACCCATCTCGCCACGATGGTGCCCCAGTACGGCGTGCTCGCCCTGACGCTCGCGGGTGCCCGTCGATGGGTCGAGAGCGACGTGCCGACGAGGAGGGTGGAGATCGACGGGTTCGTTCCTCATGGTAGCGTGCTCGCGCCGGGCATCATCGACGCGAGCGACGAGATCCGGGTCGGCGACGAGGTGGTCGTGGAGGGACCGAAGGCGTTCGCGGTCGGCCGTGCGGAGATGAGCGGCCCCGCGATGGCCGACAGCACGAGGGGCGTCGCCGTCGCGGTGCGCCACGTCGAGGAGACGTAG
- a CDS encoding helix-turn-helix domain-containing protein, with translation MADDTSFSADEDEPDAPGEVVVERLSPGEAFGVVAHETRLRVLEVLNEADEPLAFADLRRRVGAADPGGFNYHLGELAGRFVRNTDDGYELTDPGRRIVGAVLSGGYTKALDADPVPVDGTCTECDGSLEARFHEKGVRIVCTDCGFEFTDPEIPAGALEGVAREQVPMVVDRWLKRVHAAAEHGFCPNCDGRLDRKVTLPSDDGSPEWLTGENLDVTVIYDCRRCGTAWQSIVPYAVLTHPAIVAFHYEHGIDLRETPDWHLDWPKAGVATVTSADPLRIELPITLDGETRVFTFDENLDTVTDGRTDT, from the coding sequence ATGGCCGACGACACCAGTTTCTCGGCGGACGAGGACGAACCCGACGCCCCCGGCGAGGTCGTCGTCGAGCGGCTGTCGCCAGGCGAGGCGTTCGGAGTGGTGGCCCACGAGACCCGACTCCGGGTCCTCGAAGTCCTGAACGAGGCCGACGAGCCGCTCGCGTTCGCCGACCTCCGCCGACGGGTCGGTGCGGCCGACCCCGGCGGGTTCAACTACCACCTCGGGGAACTCGCGGGTCGGTTCGTCCGGAACACCGACGATGGCTACGAACTCACCGACCCCGGTCGCCGGATCGTCGGCGCGGTCCTCTCGGGCGGGTACACGAAGGCCCTCGACGCCGATCCCGTCCCGGTCGACGGTACTTGTACCGAATGCGATGGATCGCTAGAAGCACGATTTCACGAGAAGGGCGTCCGGATCGTCTGTACCGACTGTGGGTTCGAGTTCACCGATCCGGAAATCCCGGCCGGCGCACTGGAGGGGGTCGCGCGCGAACAGGTCCCGATGGTCGTCGATCGGTGGCTCAAGCGCGTCCACGCGGCGGCCGAGCACGGGTTCTGTCCGAACTGCGACGGCCGGCTCGACAGGAAGGTGACGCTGCCGTCCGACGACGGCTCCCCCGAGTGGCTCACCGGCGAGAATCTCGACGTGACCGTGATCTACGACTGCCGGCGGTGTGGGACTGCGTGGCAGTCGATCGTCCCGTACGCTGTTCTGACCCATCCAGCGATCGTCGCCTTCCACTACGAGCACGGTATCGACCTTCGGGAGACGCCGGACTGGCATCTCGACTGGCCGAAAGCGGGCGTGGCGACCGTCACGAGCGCGGACCCGCTCCGGATCGAGCTACCGATCACGCTGGACGGCGAGACGCGCGTGTTCACCTTCGACGAGAATCTCGACACCGTGACGGACGGCAGAACTGACACGTAG
- a CDS encoding NUDIX domain-containing protein, with protein sequence MDDPLVWATRDADVAYSCPGFDIVRETVELPDGTETDFDYVDEPAAVVVLALTPDDRVVVIEEWREAVGHVNRGFPAGTVEPGDDDLEITARRELEEETGYVADALDHLTTVEPLNGLANSVHHHFVARGCRPTGEQRLDDDESIRVETTTRESLLDGLAAGELRDGRTALSLLYYERFAKD encoded by the coding sequence ATGGACGATCCGCTCGTGTGGGCGACCCGCGACGCCGACGTCGCGTACTCGTGTCCGGGGTTCGATATCGTGCGCGAGACCGTCGAACTCCCCGACGGCACCGAGACCGACTTCGATTACGTCGACGAGCCCGCGGCGGTCGTGGTGCTCGCGCTGACGCCCGACGACCGGGTGGTGGTGATCGAGGAGTGGCGCGAGGCCGTCGGGCACGTGAACCGTGGGTTCCCCGCGGGGACCGTCGAGCCAGGCGACGACGATCTCGAAATCACTGCACGGCGCGAACTCGAAGAGGAGACGGGCTACGTGGCCGACGCCCTCGATCACCTCACGACCGTCGAGCCGCTCAACGGTCTCGCGAACTCGGTCCACCACCACTTCGTCGCCCGCGGCTGTCGACCGACCGGCGAACAGCGCCTCGACGACGACGAGTCGATCCGCGTCGAGACGACCACCCGCGAATCGCTCCTCGACGGGCTCGCCGCCGGCGAGCTCCGTGACGGCCGCACCGCACTCAGTCTGCTCTATTACGAGCGGTTTGCGAAAGACTGA
- a CDS encoding saccharopine dehydrogenase family protein codes for MTDELLIYGSYGYTGALIVETATEAGLSPTLAGRRAEPVERQATDRDLDHRVFSLDHPDVIEAHLGEFDAVLNCAGPFSATAAPMVEACLRSGTDYLDITGEIDAFEALAERDREAEKADVTLLPGVGFDVVPTDCLAAYLESRLPSSTQLRLAIDGMGTFSPGTMKSIVEGLSRSGAARIDGEIRTVPPAWKTRRIDLGAGPKPAVTIPWGDVATAYYTTGIPNVETYATVPRLAVAMMRRTGALAPLFGSSAVQRALKTVIDATVSGPTAAERARSTTRVWGEVENDEGKRVAARLEAPDTYDLTARTAVESARRVAAGETSPGFQTPASAFGPEFVLEFDGVEREDIAGAMGEPSEATADD; via the coding sequence ATGACCGACGAGCTGCTGATCTACGGATCGTACGGCTACACCGGCGCGTTGATCGTCGAGACCGCCACCGAGGCGGGGCTCTCGCCCACGCTCGCGGGTCGGCGTGCGGAGCCGGTAGAGCGTCAGGCGACCGACCGTGATCTCGATCACCGTGTGTTCAGTCTCGACCATCCGGACGTGATCGAGGCCCACCTCGGGGAGTTCGACGCGGTGTTGAACTGTGCGGGGCCGTTCTCGGCGACCGCGGCACCGATGGTCGAGGCGTGTCTCCGGAGCGGCACCGACTACCTCGACATCACCGGCGAGATCGACGCCTTCGAAGCGCTCGCCGAGCGCGACCGCGAGGCCGAGAAGGCCGACGTGACCCTCCTGCCGGGGGTGGGTTTCGACGTGGTGCCAACGGACTGCCTCGCGGCGTATCTCGAGAGTCGGCTCCCCTCCTCGACACAGCTCCGGCTCGCGATCGACGGGATGGGGACGTTCTCGCCCGGCACCATGAAATCCATCGTGGAGGGACTCTCGCGATCGGGCGCGGCGCGGATCGACGGCGAGATTCGAACCGTGCCGCCAGCGTGGAAGACCCGTCGGATCGACCTCGGCGCGGGGCCGAAACCCGCGGTGACGATCCCGTGGGGCGACGTCGCGACGGCGTACTACACCACGGGAATCCCGAACGTCGAGACCTACGCCACCGTGCCGCGGCTCGCGGTCGCGATGATGCGGCGGACGGGCGCGCTCGCACCCCTGTTCGGCTCGTCTGCGGTCCAGCGGGCGCTGAAGACGGTGATCGACGCGACCGTCTCGGGGCCGACCGCCGCCGAGCGCGCGCGGAGCACCACCCGCGTGTGGGGCGAGGTCGAGAACGACGAGGGCAAGCGGGTCGCCGCGCGGCTCGAAGCCCCCGACACCTACGATCTGACTGCGCGCACTGCCGTCGAATCCGCGCGGCGGGTGGCGGCCGGCGAGACCAGTCCAGGATTCCAGACGCCGGCGTCGGCGTTCGGGCCCGAGTTCGTGCTCGAATTCGACGGGGTTGAGCGCGAGGACATCGCGGGAGCGATGGGTGAGCCGTCCGAGGCGACCGCCGACGACTGA
- a CDS encoding DUF5694 domain-containing protein, whose protein sequence is MERSSQPETDERSTDSTPEAWPTCDPEQVQVMLLGTYHMDNPGLDEVNIEADDVLAADRQAELQGLAERLEAWQPDRIAVERPYDNFESVNDLYGKYRSGEYVYGHAETFPAPHPMRNDDDSECRSEVVQIGFRLADRLDHDHVAPIDEHPEELDDDPFADRGIDSARKTSVGLPDPEDWKRETDDHLASSPISEHLAWMNRESQLRFNHRLMFDRAIRATGEAFGSPGALAYWYDRNIRMVHHCWRSIEAGDERLLLVVGSGHVRAMRYLLTEAPMCCPVSPLPYLTKNGG, encoded by the coding sequence GTGGAACGATCATCCCAGCCCGAGACTGACGAGCGATCGACCGACAGCACCCCGGAAGCCTGGCCGACGTGCGATCCTGAACAAGTCCAGGTCATGCTGCTCGGCACGTATCACATGGACAACCCCGGACTGGACGAGGTCAACATTGAGGCCGACGACGTGCTCGCGGCCGACCGCCAGGCCGAACTCCAGGGCCTCGCCGAGCGTCTCGAAGCGTGGCAGCCCGACCGGATCGCGGTCGAGCGACCGTACGACAACTTCGAGAGCGTGAACGATCTCTACGGGAAGTATCGCTCGGGCGAGTACGTCTACGGTCACGCGGAGACGTTTCCGGCTCCGCATCCGATGCGGAACGACGACGACAGCGAGTGCCGGAGCGAGGTCGTCCAGATCGGGTTTCGGTTGGCCGATCGGCTCGATCACGACCACGTTGCCCCCATCGACGAACACCCCGAAGAACTCGACGACGATCCGTTCGCGGACCGCGGGATCGACTCGGCACGGAAGACCTCGGTGGGACTTCCGGACCCGGAGGACTGGAAGCGCGAGACGGACGACCACCTCGCATCCTCGCCGATCTCCGAACACCTCGCGTGGATGAATCGGGAATCACAGCTCCGATTCAACCACCGCCTGATGTTCGATCGAGCGATCAGGGCGACAGGCGAGGCGTTCGGCAGCCCGGGCGCACTCGCGTACTGGTACGATCGAAACATCCGGATGGTCCATCATTGCTGGCGATCCATCGAAGCCGGCGACGAACGGCTGCTCCTCGTGGTCGGCTCCGGCCACGTCCGCGCTATGCGATACCTGCTCACGGAAGCGCCGATGTGCTGTCCGGTCAGCCCGCTGCCGTACCTGACGAAGAACGGTGGCTGA
- a CDS encoding TspO/MBR family protein → MSTTHDGRLALPERRPFLTIAGVVGACVVLGAAGGLITAPQIETWYATLDKPGFTPPSWVFGPVWTLLYALQGVAAWLIWRAGLDDRAVRIGLGLFTVQFVLNLAWSPAFFGLESPILGLVVIVPLWVAIVATMAVFSRIDRRAAALLVPYLAWVTFATALNYAIWTLN, encoded by the coding sequence ATGTCGACCACCCACGACGGGCGGCTCGCGCTCCCCGAACGCCGACCGTTCCTCACGATCGCGGGCGTCGTCGGGGCCTGCGTCGTGCTCGGTGCGGCGGGCGGGCTGATCACGGCCCCGCAGATCGAGACGTGGTACGCGACCCTCGACAAGCCGGGTTTTACCCCGCCGAGCTGGGTGTTCGGTCCTGTCTGGACACTGCTCTACGCCCTCCAGGGCGTCGCCGCGTGGCTGATCTGGCGGGCGGGTCTCGACGATCGAGCCGTACGGATTGGCCTCGGACTGTTCACCGTCCAGTTCGTGCTCAATCTCGCGTGGTCGCCCGCGTTCTTCGGGCTCGAATCCCCGATCCTGGGTCTCGTCGTGATCGTTCCGCTGTGGGTCGCGATCGTCGCCACCATGGCCGTATTCTCGCGGATCGATCGCCGCGCCGCCGCCCTGCTGGTGCCGTATCTCGCGTGGGTCACCTTCGCCACGGCGTTGAACTACGCGATCTGGACGCTCAACTGA
- a CDS encoding SLC13 family permease, whose amino-acid sequence MSFGGVVMPAQFPPITAGMAVVFAITLLAFGLFATELVPVDVTALLVMVALMVLEPWTRVSIEEGVSGFSNTATITVLAMFILSAGVSRTGAVQRLGAWMASFAGDDERRQLLSVVGVGALPSGVLNNTPIVAMLIPAVSDLAREGGTSPSKLLIPLSYASMVGGMLTLIGTSTNLVASDVSARLLDRPFSMFEFTGLGAIVALTGAGYILFVGHRLIPERVAPGEGLLAEYEVTEYLTEVVVEPDSPLVGRAMRDVHERDVFDAELVQVVRDGEFLEPFTETALRAGDALVVRAGVDTIRDLAATEGLSIANTDVTAGVLGASEPRSFVEIVVPTGSSFVGETLAASSFHHTYDANLLSIRRGADLLHHRLNRVTIDRGDTVLVQATAESIERMAVDPDVIVVRELDDPDYRTGKIPLAVGIVLGVVGLAALGVLDILVAALCGVVAMVFGGVLDPDELYDAVEWDVIVLLAGLIPLGIAFDQTGAAALIGALVAESAAYLPPLGVLWVFYVITALTTAVVSNAGSVVLMIPVGVATAGTIGANPFAFVLAVTFAASADFMTPVGYQTNLLVYGPGGYRFTDYFRVGAPLQALLSVVTVLGIAVLWGL is encoded by the coding sequence ATGTCGTTCGGCGGCGTCGTGATGCCCGCACAGTTCCCCCCGATCACGGCCGGGATGGCCGTCGTGTTCGCGATCACGCTCCTCGCATTCGGGCTGTTCGCGACCGAGCTCGTTCCAGTGGACGTCACTGCGCTGCTCGTGATGGTCGCGCTGATGGTGCTCGAACCGTGGACCCGGGTCTCGATCGAGGAGGGCGTTTCGGGGTTTTCGAACACCGCAACGATCACCGTGCTCGCGATGTTCATCCTGAGCGCGGGCGTCAGCCGCACGGGCGCGGTCCAGCGGCTCGGCGCGTGGATGGCGAGCTTCGCCGGCGACGACGAGCGACGGCAGCTCCTCTCGGTCGTGGGCGTCGGTGCCCTCCCGTCGGGCGTGCTCAACAACACGCCGATCGTCGCCATGCTGATCCCGGCGGTCTCTGACCTCGCGCGCGAGGGCGGCACGTCGCCCTCGAAGCTCCTCATTCCGCTCTCCTATGCGTCGATGGTCGGTGGCATGCTCACGCTGATCGGCACCTCGACCAACCTCGTCGCGAGCGACGTCTCGGCGCGGCTGCTCGATCGCCCGTTCTCGATGTTCGAGTTCACGGGGCTGGGCGCGATCGTCGCCCTCACCGGTGCGGGCTACATCCTGTTCGTCGGCCACCGCCTCATCCCCGAGCGGGTCGCGCCCGGCGAGGGACTGTTAGCGGAGTACGAGGTGACCGAGTACCTCACCGAGGTGGTCGTCGAGCCCGACTCGCCACTAGTCGGGCGAGCGATGCGGGACGTCCACGAACGCGACGTGTTCGACGCCGAGCTCGTTCAGGTGGTTCGTGACGGGGAGTTCCTCGAACCGTTCACCGAGACCGCGCTTCGAGCGGGCGACGCGCTCGTCGTCCGGGCCGGCGTCGACACCATCCGCGATCTCGCCGCGACCGAGGGGCTCTCGATCGCGAACACCGACGTGACCGCGGGCGTCCTCGGAGCGAGCGAGCCGCGGAGCTTCGTCGAGATCGTCGTTCCCACGGGATCGTCGTTCGTCGGCGAGACGCTCGCCGCGTCGTCGTTCCACCACACGTACGACGCGAACCTCCTCTCGATACGCCGCGGGGCCGACCTCCTGCACCACCGGCTGAACCGGGTGACGATCGATCGCGGGGACACCGTTCTCGTTCAGGCAACCGCCGAAAGCATCGAGCGGATGGCGGTCGATCCGGACGTCATCGTCGTCCGCGAGCTCGACGACCCGGACTACCGGACGGGGAAGATCCCGCTCGCCGTCGGCATCGTGCTCGGGGTGGTGGGTCTCGCCGCGCTCGGCGTGCTCGACATCCTCGTCGCGGCGCTGTGTGGCGTCGTCGCGATGGTGTTCGGCGGCGTGCTCGATCCCGACGAGCTCTACGACGCGGTCGAGTGGGACGTCATCGTCCTGCTCGCCGGGCTCATCCCACTGGGAATCGCGTTCGACCAGACCGGGGCGGCCGCACTGATCGGCGCGCTCGTCGCCGAGAGCGCGGCGTACCTCCCGCCGCTCGGCGTGCTCTGGGTCTTTTACGTGATCACCGCGCTCACGACCGCGGTGGTGAGCAACGCCGGCAGCGTCGTGCTCATGATCCCGGTCGGGGTGGCGACCGCCGGCACCATCGGCGCGAACCCGTTCGCGTTCGTGCTCGCCGTCACCTTCGCGGCGAGCGCCGACTTCATGACGCCGGTCGGCTACCAGACCAACCTGCTCGTGTACGGGCCCGGCGGCTACCGGTTCACCGATTATTTCCGGGTCGGTGCGCCGCTACAGGCCCTGCTCTCGGTCGTGACCGTCCTCGGGATCGCCGTGCTCTGGGGGCTGTGA
- a CDS encoding replication factor C small subunit → MSESATGAAGRGEIWIEKYRPETLAEVVGHEDIVGRLESYVAGNDLPHLLFSGPAGVGKTTSAMAIAREVYGDDWRENFLELNASDERGIDVVRDRIKDFARTSFGGYDYRIIFLDEADALTSDAQSALRRTMEQFANNTRFILSCNYSSQIIDPIQSRCAVFRFGPLAEEAVGEYVSGVAEREGIEVTDDGVDALVYAADGDMRKALNGLQAAATMGGAVDEEAVYAITATARPEAIEAMVETALSGDFTAARAKLDDLLTDAGLGGGDVIDQLHRSAWAFDLDDAATVRLLERVGETDYRITQGANERLQLEALLASLALEAE, encoded by the coding sequence ATGAGCGAAAGCGCGACCGGAGCGGCGGGCCGGGGCGAGATCTGGATCGAGAAGTACCGCCCCGAGACGCTCGCGGAGGTCGTCGGCCACGAGGACATCGTGGGGCGGCTCGAAAGCTACGTCGCCGGGAACGACCTGCCACACCTCCTGTTCTCGGGGCCGGCCGGCGTCGGGAAGACCACGAGCGCGATGGCGATCGCGCGCGAGGTGTACGGCGACGACTGGCGCGAGAACTTCCTCGAACTCAACGCCAGCGACGAGCGCGGGATCGACGTCGTGCGCGATCGGATCAAGGACTTCGCGCGCACCAGCTTCGGCGGCTACGACTACCGAATCATATTTTTGGACGAGGCCGACGCGCTCACGAGCGACGCCCAGTCGGCACTCCGGCGCACGATGGAGCAGTTCGCGAACAACACGCGCTTCATACTCTCGTGTAACTACTCCAGTCAGATCATCGATCCGATCCAGTCGCGCTGTGCGGTGTTCCGGTTCGGCCCGCTCGCCGAGGAGGCAGTGGGCGAGTACGTCAGCGGGGTCGCGGAGCGAGAGGGGATCGAGGTGACCGACGACGGCGTCGACGCGCTCGTCTACGCCGCCGACGGCGACATGCGGAAGGCGCTGAACGGGCTTCAGGCCGCGGCCACGATGGGCGGCGCGGTCGACGAGGAGGCGGTGTACGCGATCACGGCGACCGCGCGCCCCGAGGCGATCGAGGCGATGGTCGAGACCGCACTCTCCGGCGACTTCACCGCGGCGCGTGCGAAGCTCGACGATCTCCTGACCGACGCCGGACTGGGGGGTGGCGACGTCATCGACCAGCTCCACCGTTCCGCCTGGGCGTTCGATCTCGACGACGCGGCCACCGTCCGACTGCTGGAGCGCGTCGGCGAGACCGACTACCGGATCACCCAGGGCGCGAACGAACGCCTCCAGCTGGAGGCGCTGCTCGCGTCGCTCGCGCTCGAAGCCGAATAG